In Populus alba chromosome 9, ASM523922v2, whole genome shotgun sequence, a genomic segment contains:
- the LOC118059091 gene encoding uncharacterized protein isoform X2: MEAEKQVKFFQGCVAAAFAERDTSIMEAEKAKEKEESMSQKFNEIQQRLEVLNSDVLEQKRLNDALESDLVKQEEQIETFKKVVNKFYEIRQYSLEGFEDTSWDDKCACLLHDSEEMWSYNDASTSKYISALEEEVEALRNSLEKLQSKLQVGLEIENHLKKKVRELEMKQVLWNKMVTTRIEELRRYHSQHRDQITSLLGEERSYLKSIIDLAEEKIKQFDVTREQNLELCRVVKLQENKFGDLHTSTDADSALASKRNDEGSPDIVADKEGNLSEGLAQALQEKVSALLLLSQQEERHLLERNVCMALQKKTEELQRNLLQVTNEKVKVLMELAQLKLEYQQLQEKVGSEIKQDFLCDNGERRLSNHERDGRIRNLLKRTYLRRWMGMLDSGNEAQTSKSGAGSFSGKRSTDMDFARMKIENATLKESMESMDHLISAIHRLRLALLKVKESDTREGTVSGLPVALDDIISEARLVKIALGSSLPISWSAEADDASICESFHNRLTDIYGEHSSEKIDPVSAAGFEMVELLILAGQILKDNKTIKGS, from the exons ATGGAGGCAGAGAAGCAGGTTAAGTTTTTCCAAGGTTGTGTAGCTGCTGCTTTTGCTGAGCGTGATACTTCGATAATGGAG GCTGAAAAAGCAAAGGAGAAGGAGGAATCCATGTCCcagaaatttaatgaaattcagCAGAG GTTAGAAGTGCTTAATTCAGATGTTCTTGAACAGAAGAGACTAAATGATGCACTGGAGAGTGATCTCGTAAAGCAAGAAGAGCAGATTGAGACTTTCAAGAAG GTTGTCAACAAATTTTATGAGATCAGGCAGTATTCTCTTGAGGGATTTGAGGATACAAGTTGGGATGATAAATGTGCGTGTCTGTTACACGACTCAGAAGAAATGTGGAGTTATAATGATGCTTCCACTTCTAAATACATT AGTGCATTAGAAGAAGAGGTGGAGGCACTGAGGAACTCTCTGGAAAAGCTTCAAAGCAAATTACAAGTG GGTTTGGAAATTGAAAATCACTTAAAGAAGAAAGTTCGTGAACTTGAAATGAAGCAA GTTCTTTGGAACAAAATGGTTACGACCAGGATAGAAGAATTACGCCGTTACCATTCTCAGCATAGAGATCAAATCACAAGCTTACTTGGTGAGGAAAGATCCTATCTCAAATCGATCATTGATTTGGCAGAAGAAAAGATCAAGCAATTCGATGTGACCAGAGAACAGAATTTGGAGCTTTGTAGAGTTGTAAaacttcaagaaaataaatttggagATTTGCATACGAGTACTGATGCTGATTCTGCCTTAGCATCCAAG AGAAATGACGAAGGCTCACCAGATATCGTGGCTGATAAAGAAGGCAACTTGTCTGAAGGCCTTGCACAGGCACTGCAAGAAAAG gTTTCAGCACTATTGCTTTTATCTCAGCAGGAAGAAAGGCATTTACTGGAGAGAAATGTCTGCATGGCTCTTCAGAAAAAGACAGAGGAGCTTCAAAGAAACTTACTACAA GTCACCAATGAAAAAGTTAAAGTTCTTATGGAGTTGGCGCAGTTAAAGCTTGAATATCAACAACTACAAGA GAAAGTCGGCAGTGAgataaaacaagattttttgTGTGACAATGGGGAGAGAAGACTTTCTAATCATGAAAGAGATGGAAGGATAAGAAATCTGCTGAAGAGGACATATCTAAGACGCTGGATGGGCATGCTGGATAGTGGAAATGAAGCTCAAACTTCCAAGAGTGGTGCAGGGAGTTTCTCTGGGAAAAGGTCAACTGACATGGATTTTGCGAG AATGAAGATTGAAAATGCCACTCTCAAGGAAAGCATGGAAAGCATGGATCATCTAATTTCTGCAATTCACAGACTACGCCTTGCACTTCTAAAG gTCAAAGAGTCAGATACTCGTGAAGGTACAGTTAGTGGCTTGCCAGTAGCTCTTGATGATATCATTTCCGAGGCTAGACTTGTGAAGATTGCCCTTGGAAGCTCCCTACCCATTAGTTGGTCTGCCGAGGCAGATGATGCATCAATTTGTGAAAGTTTCCACAACAGGCTAACTGATATTTATGGGGAACACAGTAGTGAGAAGATAGATCCTGTTTCTGCTGCAGGTTTTGAAATGGTGGAGCTTCTGATACTTGCAGGTCAGATACTAAAGGACAATAAAACCATAAAGGGTTCCTGA
- the LOC118059094 gene encoding ADP-ribosylation factor-like protein 8a isoform X1, with amino-acid sequence MMFHKQREKGKHGVRLFFKQEMELSLIGLQNAGKTSLVNVIATGGYSEDMIPTVGFNMRKVTKGNVTIKLWDLGGQPRFRSMWERYCRAVSAIVYVVDAADYDNLSVSKSELHDLLSKPSLSGIPLLVLGNKIDKPGSLSKEDFMEQMGLKSITDREVCCYMISCKNSTNIDTVIDWLVKHSKSKN; translated from the exons ATGATGTTTCATAAGCAGCGTGAAAAAGGGAAACACGGTGTTCG TCTCTTTTTCAAGCAAGAAATGGAGCTGTCTCTAATAGGACTTCAGAATGCTGGGAAGACTTCTCTTGTAAATGTTATTGCG ACTGGTGGATATAGCGAAGACATGATCCCAACG GTTGGATTTAATATGAGGAAGGTTACAAAAGGCAATGTCACAATAAAGTTGTGGGATCTTGGAGGTCAACCACGATTCCGCAGTATGTGGGAGAGATATTGTCGTGCAGTTTCGGCCATTGT ATATGTCGTGGATGCTGCTGATTATGATAACTTATCTGTCTCAAAAAGTGAACTTCATGATCTTTTGAGTAAACCATCACTGAGTGGTATCCCTTTGTTAGTACTGGGAAATAAGATTGACAAACCAGGATCCTTGTCCAAGGAAGATTTTATGGAACAAAT GGGGCTCAAGTCCATCACCGACAGAGAAGTATGCTGCTACATGATCTCATGCAAGAACTCAACCAACATCGATACAGTTATTGACTGGCTTGTAAAACATTCAAAATCAAAGAATTGA
- the LOC118059094 gene encoding ADP-ribosylation factor-like protein 8a isoform X2 — protein sequence MGLWEAFLNWIRSLFFKQEMELSLIGLQNAGKTSLVNVIATGGYSEDMIPTVGFNMRKVTKGNVTIKLWDLGGQPRFRSMWERYCRAVSAIVYVVDAADYDNLSVSKSELHDLLSKPSLSGIPLLVLGNKIDKPGSLSKEDFMEQMGLKSITDREVCCYMISCKNSTNIDTVIDWLVKHSKSKN from the exons ATGGGATTATGGGAAGCTTTTCTCAATTGGATACGAAG TCTCTTTTTCAAGCAAGAAATGGAGCTGTCTCTAATAGGACTTCAGAATGCTGGGAAGACTTCTCTTGTAAATGTTATTGCG ACTGGTGGATATAGCGAAGACATGATCCCAACG GTTGGATTTAATATGAGGAAGGTTACAAAAGGCAATGTCACAATAAAGTTGTGGGATCTTGGAGGTCAACCACGATTCCGCAGTATGTGGGAGAGATATTGTCGTGCAGTTTCGGCCATTGT ATATGTCGTGGATGCTGCTGATTATGATAACTTATCTGTCTCAAAAAGTGAACTTCATGATCTTTTGAGTAAACCATCACTGAGTGGTATCCCTTTGTTAGTACTGGGAAATAAGATTGACAAACCAGGATCCTTGTCCAAGGAAGATTTTATGGAACAAAT GGGGCTCAAGTCCATCACCGACAGAGAAGTATGCTGCTACATGATCTCATGCAAGAACTCAACCAACATCGATACAGTTATTGACTGGCTTGTAAAACATTCAAAATCAAAGAATTGA
- the LOC118059091 gene encoding uncharacterized protein isoform X1, giving the protein MDTNLNDKESMVARIQQLEHERDELHKDIEQLCMQQAGPGYLAAATRMHFQRTAGLVQEIEKLKRQLVACTRDNLNLQEELSEAYRIKTQLAELHQAEAAKNMEAEKQVKFFQGCVAAAFAERDTSIMEAEKAKEKEESMSQKFNEIQQRLEVLNSDVLEQKRLNDALESDLVKQEEQIETFKKVVNKFYEIRQYSLEGFEDTSWDDKCACLLHDSEEMWSYNDASTSKYISALEEEVEALRNSLEKLQSKLQVGLEIENHLKKKVRELEMKQVLWNKMVTTRIEELRRYHSQHRDQITSLLGEERSYLKSIIDLAEEKIKQFDVTREQNLELCRVVKLQENKFGDLHTSTDADSALASKRNDEGSPDIVADKEGNLSEGLAQALQEKVSALLLLSQQEERHLLERNVCMALQKKTEELQRNLLQVTNEKVKVLMELAQLKLEYQQLQEKVGSEIKQDFLCDNGERRLSNHERDGRIRNLLKRTYLRRWMGMLDSGNEAQTSKSGAGSFSGKRSTDMDFARMKIENATLKESMESMDHLISAIHRLRLALLKVKESDTREGTVSGLPVALDDIISEARLVKIALGSSLPISWSAEADDASICESFHNRLTDIYGEHSSEKIDPVSAAGFEMVELLILAGQILKDNKTIKGS; this is encoded by the exons ATGGATACAAATTTAAACGACAAGGAGTCCATGGTTGCTCGAATCCAACAATTGGAACATG AGCGTGATGAGTTGCACAAAGATATAGAACAATTGTGTATGCAGCAAGCTGGACCTGGTTACCTTGCTGCTGCTACTCGAATGCATTTCCAGag GACAGCTGGATTGGTCCAGGAGATTGAGAAATTGAAAAGGCAGTTGGTTGCTTGCACAAGAGATAATCTTAATCTTCAAGAGGAGCTTTCTGAGGCTTACCGAATTAAA ACCCAATTGGCCGAACTACACCAAGCAGAGGCTGCAAAG AACATGGAGGCAGAGAAGCAGGTTAAGTTTTTCCAAGGTTGTGTAGCTGCTGCTTTTGCTGAGCGTGATACTTCGATAATGGAG GCTGAAAAAGCAAAGGAGAAGGAGGAATCCATGTCCcagaaatttaatgaaattcagCAGAG GTTAGAAGTGCTTAATTCAGATGTTCTTGAACAGAAGAGACTAAATGATGCACTGGAGAGTGATCTCGTAAAGCAAGAAGAGCAGATTGAGACTTTCAAGAAG GTTGTCAACAAATTTTATGAGATCAGGCAGTATTCTCTTGAGGGATTTGAGGATACAAGTTGGGATGATAAATGTGCGTGTCTGTTACACGACTCAGAAGAAATGTGGAGTTATAATGATGCTTCCACTTCTAAATACATT AGTGCATTAGAAGAAGAGGTGGAGGCACTGAGGAACTCTCTGGAAAAGCTTCAAAGCAAATTACAAGTG GGTTTGGAAATTGAAAATCACTTAAAGAAGAAAGTTCGTGAACTTGAAATGAAGCAA GTTCTTTGGAACAAAATGGTTACGACCAGGATAGAAGAATTACGCCGTTACCATTCTCAGCATAGAGATCAAATCACAAGCTTACTTGGTGAGGAAAGATCCTATCTCAAATCGATCATTGATTTGGCAGAAGAAAAGATCAAGCAATTCGATGTGACCAGAGAACAGAATTTGGAGCTTTGTAGAGTTGTAAaacttcaagaaaataaatttggagATTTGCATACGAGTACTGATGCTGATTCTGCCTTAGCATCCAAG AGAAATGACGAAGGCTCACCAGATATCGTGGCTGATAAAGAAGGCAACTTGTCTGAAGGCCTTGCACAGGCACTGCAAGAAAAG gTTTCAGCACTATTGCTTTTATCTCAGCAGGAAGAAAGGCATTTACTGGAGAGAAATGTCTGCATGGCTCTTCAGAAAAAGACAGAGGAGCTTCAAAGAAACTTACTACAA GTCACCAATGAAAAAGTTAAAGTTCTTATGGAGTTGGCGCAGTTAAAGCTTGAATATCAACAACTACAAGA GAAAGTCGGCAGTGAgataaaacaagattttttgTGTGACAATGGGGAGAGAAGACTTTCTAATCATGAAAGAGATGGAAGGATAAGAAATCTGCTGAAGAGGACATATCTAAGACGCTGGATGGGCATGCTGGATAGTGGAAATGAAGCTCAAACTTCCAAGAGTGGTGCAGGGAGTTTCTCTGGGAAAAGGTCAACTGACATGGATTTTGCGAG AATGAAGATTGAAAATGCCACTCTCAAGGAAAGCATGGAAAGCATGGATCATCTAATTTCTGCAATTCACAGACTACGCCTTGCACTTCTAAAG gTCAAAGAGTCAGATACTCGTGAAGGTACAGTTAGTGGCTTGCCAGTAGCTCTTGATGATATCATTTCCGAGGCTAGACTTGTGAAGATTGCCCTTGGAAGCTCCCTACCCATTAGTTGGTCTGCCGAGGCAGATGATGCATCAATTTGTGAAAGTTTCCACAACAGGCTAACTGATATTTATGGGGAACACAGTAGTGAGAAGATAGATCCTGTTTCTGCTGCAGGTTTTGAAATGGTGGAGCTTCTGATACTTGCAGGTCAGATACTAAAGGACAATAAAACCATAAAGGGTTCCTGA
- the LOC118059094 gene encoding ADP-ribosylation factor-like protein 8a isoform X3: MSCCLFFKQEMELSLIGLQNAGKTSLVNVIATGGYSEDMIPTVGFNMRKVTKGNVTIKLWDLGGQPRFRSMWERYCRAVSAIVYVVDAADYDNLSVSKSELHDLLSKPSLSGIPLLVLGNKIDKPGSLSKEDFMEQMGLKSITDREVCCYMISCKNSTNIDTVIDWLVKHSKSKN, translated from the exons ATGTCTTGTTG TCTCTTTTTCAAGCAAGAAATGGAGCTGTCTCTAATAGGACTTCAGAATGCTGGGAAGACTTCTCTTGTAAATGTTATTGCG ACTGGTGGATATAGCGAAGACATGATCCCAACG GTTGGATTTAATATGAGGAAGGTTACAAAAGGCAATGTCACAATAAAGTTGTGGGATCTTGGAGGTCAACCACGATTCCGCAGTATGTGGGAGAGATATTGTCGTGCAGTTTCGGCCATTGT ATATGTCGTGGATGCTGCTGATTATGATAACTTATCTGTCTCAAAAAGTGAACTTCATGATCTTTTGAGTAAACCATCACTGAGTGGTATCCCTTTGTTAGTACTGGGAAATAAGATTGACAAACCAGGATCCTTGTCCAAGGAAGATTTTATGGAACAAAT GGGGCTCAAGTCCATCACCGACAGAGAAGTATGCTGCTACATGATCTCATGCAAGAACTCAACCAACATCGATACAGTTATTGACTGGCTTGTAAAACATTCAAAATCAAAGAATTGA
- the LOC118059090 gene encoding telomere repeat-binding factor 1 isoform X1, with the protein MSLEEPDLFVWGVYLLISLMGAPKQKWTAEEEAALKAGVIKHGAGKWRTILKDPEFSGVLYLRSNVDLKDKWRNMSVMVNGYGSREKPKLAPKRVHHVHRQDENLMSVVQSDEDIPDAKPLPVSSAALPVVNPKRTTVRLDNLIMEAITSLKEPGGSHKTAIASYIEEQYWPPNDFKRILSAKLKYLAANGKLIKVKRKYRIAPTSAFAERRVSPLFFEGRQRISPKIERDDFNILTMSQIDLDLGKMRTMTAEQAAEVAARAVAEAEAAIAVAEEAAREAETAEADAEAAQAFAEAAMKTLKGRTAPKMTVRA; encoded by the exons ATGAGCCTAGAAGAACCTGATTT GTTTGTTTGGGGagtttatttattgataagCTTGATGGGTGCACCCAAACAGAAATGGACGGCAGAAGAAGAAGCAGCGCTAAAAGCTGGAGTGATTAAGCATGGAGCTGGAAAATGGCGCACGATACTTAAAGATCCGGAATTTAGTGGTGTCTTGTATCTGCGTTCGAATGTGGACCTTAAG GACAAATGGAGAAACATGAGTGTAATGGTAAATGGGTATGGCTCGAGAGAGAAGCCTAAGTTAGCACCTAAAAGGGTGCACCATGTCCATAGACAGGATGAGAACCTTATGTCTGTTGTTCAAAGCGATGAAGATATTCCAGATGCCAAGCCTCTTCCAGTTAGTAGTGCTGCATTGCCAGTTGTTAATCCGAAGAGAACTACTGTAAG GCTGGATAATCTTATAATGGAGGCAATAACTAGCTTGAAGGAGCCTGGTGGTTCACATAAGACCGCAATTGCTTCATACATAGAG GAACAATATTGGCCACCAAATGACTTTAAGAGGATATTATCAGCTAAATTGAAGTATCTGGCAGCAAATGGTAAACTGATTAAG GTTAAACGGAAGTATAGAATTGCACCTACTTCAGCATTTGCTGAGAGAAGGGTTTCTCCATTATTCTTTGAAGGAAGACAGAGGATCTCTCCCAAAATTGAAAGGGATGATTTCAATATACTTACAATGTCTCAGATTGATTTGGATCTGGGGAAGATGAGGACTATGACCGCGGAACAGGCTGCTGAGGTAGCGGCTCGAGCAGTTGCGGAGGCAGAAGCTGCTATAGCAGTAGCTGAAGAGGCAGCAAGGGAGGCGGAGACAGCAGAAGCTGATGCAGAGGCAGCACAAGCATTTGCGGAAGCAGCTATGAAGACACTGAAAGGAAGGACCGCCCCTAAGATG ACGGTTCGAGCTTGA
- the LOC118059093 gene encoding LIM domain-containing protein WLIM1 — protein sequence MAAFSGTQQKCMACDKTVYLVDKLTADNRVFHKACFRCHHCRGTLKLSNYCSFEGVLYCRPHYDQLFKRTGSLDKSFEGTPKIVKPEKPVDNENASKVSNLFAGTREKCVGCDKTVYPIEKVTVNGTPYHRSCFKCTHGGCTISPSNYIAHEGKLYCKHHHIQLFKEKGNYSQLENEREKNPVVSITAVEIAAES from the exons ATGGCAGCCTTTTCAGGAACTCAACAAAAATGTATGGCTTGTGACAAGACTGTGTATCTTGTCGATAAGTTAACTGCTGATAACAGGGTTTTTCATAAGGCCTGCTTTAGATGCCACCATTGCAGGGGTACCCTCAAG CTAAGCAACTACTGTTCTTTTGAAGGGGTTCTGTACTGCAGACCTCACTATGACCAACTCTTCAAGAGAACTGGCAGTCTAGACAAGAGTTTTGAAG GAACGCCGAAGATTGTGAAACCAGAAAAACCTGTTGATAATGAG AACGCCAGCAAAGTTTCGAATTTGTTTGCTGGCACCAGAGAAAAATGTGTAGGCTGCGACAAGACTGTCTATCCGATCGAGAAG GTTACGGTGAATGGGACTCCATACCACAGGAGCTGTTTTAAGTGTACCCATGGAGGCTGTACTATAAGCCCATCTAACTACATTGCACATGAGGGAAAACTCTACTGCAAGCATCACCATATCCAACTTTTCAAGGAGAAGGGAAACTACAGTCAGCTTGAGAATGAACGTGAGAAAAATCCAGTCGTCAGCATCACTGCTGTAGAGATCGCTGCGGAATCATAA
- the LOC118059089 gene encoding uncharacterized protein, whose translation MSYYNQQQPPVGVPPPQGYPPDQGYPKDAYPPPGYPPQGYPQGYPPQGYPPQGYPPPPPYAPQYGQPPRQQQGSSGPGCMEGCLAALCCCCLLDACF comes from the exons ATGAGTTACTACAACCAGCAACAACCTCCTGTTGGTGTCCCGCCTCCTCAAG gTTATCCACCAGATCAAGGATATCCTAAGGACGCTTATCCACCACCAGGATACCCACCGCAAGGGTATCCACAAGGTTATCCACCACAAGGTTATCCACCACAAGgatatcctcctcctccaccctATGCTCCTCAGTATGGCCAACCACCCCGTCAACAACAGGGAAGTTCTGGGCCTGGTTGCATGGAAGGATG TTTGGCTGCTCTGTGCTGTTGCTGTCTCCTGGATGCCTGCTTTTGA
- the LOC118059090 gene encoding telomere repeat-binding factor 1 isoform X2, translated as MGAPKQKWTAEEEAALKAGVIKHGAGKWRTILKDPEFSGVLYLRSNVDLKDKWRNMSVMVNGYGSREKPKLAPKRVHHVHRQDENLMSVVQSDEDIPDAKPLPVSSAALPVVNPKRTTVRLDNLIMEAITSLKEPGGSHKTAIASYIEEQYWPPNDFKRILSAKLKYLAANGKLIKVKRKYRIAPTSAFAERRVSPLFFEGRQRISPKIERDDFNILTMSQIDLDLGKMRTMTAEQAAEVAARAVAEAEAAIAVAEEAAREAETAEADAEAAQAFAEAAMKTLKGRTAPKMTVRA; from the exons ATGGGTGCACCCAAACAGAAATGGACGGCAGAAGAAGAAGCAGCGCTAAAAGCTGGAGTGATTAAGCATGGAGCTGGAAAATGGCGCACGATACTTAAAGATCCGGAATTTAGTGGTGTCTTGTATCTGCGTTCGAATGTGGACCTTAAG GACAAATGGAGAAACATGAGTGTAATGGTAAATGGGTATGGCTCGAGAGAGAAGCCTAAGTTAGCACCTAAAAGGGTGCACCATGTCCATAGACAGGATGAGAACCTTATGTCTGTTGTTCAAAGCGATGAAGATATTCCAGATGCCAAGCCTCTTCCAGTTAGTAGTGCTGCATTGCCAGTTGTTAATCCGAAGAGAACTACTGTAAG GCTGGATAATCTTATAATGGAGGCAATAACTAGCTTGAAGGAGCCTGGTGGTTCACATAAGACCGCAATTGCTTCATACATAGAG GAACAATATTGGCCACCAAATGACTTTAAGAGGATATTATCAGCTAAATTGAAGTATCTGGCAGCAAATGGTAAACTGATTAAG GTTAAACGGAAGTATAGAATTGCACCTACTTCAGCATTTGCTGAGAGAAGGGTTTCTCCATTATTCTTTGAAGGAAGACAGAGGATCTCTCCCAAAATTGAAAGGGATGATTTCAATATACTTACAATGTCTCAGATTGATTTGGATCTGGGGAAGATGAGGACTATGACCGCGGAACAGGCTGCTGAGGTAGCGGCTCGAGCAGTTGCGGAGGCAGAAGCTGCTATAGCAGTAGCTGAAGAGGCAGCAAGGGAGGCGGAGACAGCAGAAGCTGATGCAGAGGCAGCACAAGCATTTGCGGAAGCAGCTATGAAGACACTGAAAGGAAGGACCGCCCCTAAGATG ACGGTTCGAGCTTGA